One region of Acanthopagrus latus isolate v.2019 chromosome 24, fAcaLat1.1, whole genome shotgun sequence genomic DNA includes:
- the nbeal1 gene encoding neurobeachin-like protein 1 isoform X2: MASKERLYEVWMLYCTKKDPDYLKLWLEIFIGSYERCLDVDFEKSPSRPEEVPPVLTLLPDNILQVLRHQLLQCVQKASDGLEPEQQNLALLLLKFLIIICRNLSNVEEIGTCSYINHIITMTTLYIQQLKSKTKEKEMVDQSQAEEFVRHALAFCESLYDPYRNWRHRTCGEQLGTVEKSRQKYKAAPLTVEFVPFFYQCFQESEHLKESLKCCLLHLFGAIVAGDQRNALLAISPATMEVLMRVLADCSMGSCSSDEGEDWDSEAPDRKALLTLGCLREVVQRLLAASSDQRQVEIASVLENYFKLLNSDPAAVVAARQQQQSKGQMPTLGRHWESRFVALQVNMLDTIRDMFLCSDRPVLQAIFLNSNCFEHLTRLLQNSKLVNARCTAADKDQKDITNNRLLTGERDTQVFQGRLDSLAVATIKALTTVMHKSPAAKEVFKERIGYNHLYEVLTSLGQPSRHLLKELMNMAVEGEHTSVGLLGISNVEPLLLLVQWLPELDSSEQQLFTADWLRRLSCLNRQTRATCVNAAMVMRALAGLERHQRLHRACAESLLGLLGSLGSQSLSAKELLGFLRFLRPSESTQAHPLVGPALKALLTMVRKQGLESAMQYFDLSPSMAGIVVPTVHRWPGSAFSFLAWLSLDQDQLGPPSKDKRKQLYSFFTPGGTGFEAFISSAGTLVVAVCTKKEYVTVMLPDYCFCDSLWHSIGVVHVPGKRPFGQSLVYIYVDGQQKLSATLKFPTMTEPFISCCIGSAGHRTTTPPPSQIPDPPFSSATTPTTRSSLGGILSPQTWGGLLGGKSESVTKLISAGTQDSEWGSPTSLQGQLGSVMVFHEPLQPNHIKAICSAGPNCISPFKAQDSEVGDLYTKLLLHYSPKACRNPICLDLSPNMLHGRLTGNKVVNWDIKDMINCVGGLTVLFPILEQLALVTPDQQSSDPAAGSDFITPDVTTPADGDWVILPSNRASEARLEKNLVATFLLVLKHFLQRHPINQENLLHSHGVATLGALLQKLPAGHVDVSVLVAVQLLIEQVTCEKNQALLQQLHTHLLFNFNIWNKGDFPLRIGHIQYMSTVIKDNRKQFRKKCGVQFLFDTVRLYYGKNSNKESDLSDDDIRTIRASLCGLVKYYISKGMSQDEMHSILGYIAAIGDEDQLCGLLELLLSLLQSSLARDQLFLLLFEPGAADSCYALLLNNKHSDRLRELVFKLFERMLRCDRVYEKNKQRLRLREVGYAGLSLLFSELHITPTLIRCLLNQVLHTDPVVNYKDLMALVQLTHRAGPSVRLIVCKRVYQLLQSQQDAAVQISRQQCWQDTLMRLFLRGEGSLPLRGADTVSTCSLDLNRPSGSGSNRLELPLERKARTGSATRLDRLEDDRLSIGDTRSVDSLENGDVISLLDTPSSSASTEPQLHVKPWVVGKSGGLTLDLSHLQAYEGGESGSQTPGSMPSTPSPLETSKPFPGVSGDRDASSSLTEDSFLFSDNISLGESFNSTERAEEELCTMLLEIVLCVMWRGVEGSDDSAWLERGQVFSALTKLGTANELLLPVDQIKLSLMERMLEWAVSDNREASAATLPQHTENAVRLLHMVQDFLQAEGLVNPSLWTEKVLEETVTLMDSLMVWYSAGTQWFQLSQVGLRLLLGFMAQEDPDVCAMATAKLNGILQTKEVSSQDEACYLLGKVEGILRRSVKEQTEETYSFLVPLLRTLLSKVHRLLYMELHLPQLPDTNGSPSFFEDFQLYCNSPEWRVYLDKYIIPYMKQYEIETFSQGHETMALYWKECYEAFMVSLHKRERERGESKIRFQEQFVEPFTRRGRQENLRYNSMLKQQHSQNSATLRQWKAARRGLVCERGPWADRQQDEMHWRVSSAENFSRMRLKLVRNYNFDPHREASALRDNLGVHQQRVNPESLLLEAVKQVKVSDLEDDILELPEDDPAAANNQAEAEEAGQKEKLVLWEDCELVTVVDVVPGRLELTTQHIYFYDSSQEKEEGVGHDFKWPLSQIREVHLRRYNLRRSALEIFLIDQTNYFLNFKKEARNKVYSRMLLLRSLSLYGTRSPQELLKASGLTQKWVNREISNFDYLMQLNTIAGRTYNNLAQYPVFPWILADYTSEELDLSDPRVFRDLSKPVAVLNDRNAKAVREKYESFEDPTGTIDRFHYGTHYSNAAGVMHYLIRVEPFTSLHIQLQSGRFDCADRQFHSIPATWQTLMDNPNDVKELIPEFFYFPEFLENQNGFDLGRLQLSKERVNDVILPKWAKSPEDFIYKHRKALESEYVSAHLHEWIDLIFGYKQRGPAAVEALNVFYYCTYEGAVDLDAITDEKERKALEGMISNFGQTPCQLLKEPHPVRLSQEEVEKRKAQLDSCPLSMFEHLSDLKSFFVEGISDKVPLVKAVVPKNQSHSFITQGSPDTMVTVSQNCLVGTHGWLPYNKNISNYFTFIKDPTVSNSKTQRFLSGPFAPGVEVTAGLFVVSHDGKLLFSGGHWDSSLRVTSLVKGKTVGQHIRHMDIVTCLSTDHCGIHLISGSRDTTCMVWQVLQQGGAPVGLYPKPVQVLYGHTDEVVSVSISTELDMAVSGSRDGTVIIHTVRRGQYMRCLRPPCDSSLPLSILHLAVSWEGHLLVHTCLEGKATLKDKNALHLYSVNGKHLCSEPLMEQVTDMCVSGEYVVIGSEQGYLSIRDLYSLSLCTEPMAMRVPVRCVSVTKEQSHVLVGLEDGKLIIVGVGKPPEMRSGQITRKLWGSSKKLTQISSGETVYNI; the protein is encoded by the exons AAGGATCCAGACTACTTGAAGTTATGGCTGGAGATTTTTATCGGCTCTTATGAGCGATGCCTGGATGTCGACTTCGAAAAGTCACCATCAAG GCCAGAGGAGGTTCCCCCGGTGTTGACACTCCTCCCAGACAACATCCTGCAGGTTTTGCgccaccagctgctgcagtgcgTCCAGAAAGCCTCTGATGGCCTGGAGCCTGAGCAGCAAaacctggctctgctgctgctcaagtTCCTTATCATCATCTGCAG GAACCTATCCAACGTGGAGGAGATTGGCACTTGCTCTTACATCAATCACatcatcaccatgacaacactGTACATTCAGCAG cTGAAGAGCAAAACCAAAGAGAAGGAGATGGTGGACCAGAGCCAGGCTGAGGAGTTTGTCCGTCACGCGCTTGCTTTCTGCGAGAGCCTCTACGACCCGTACCGCAACTGGAGGCATCGAACCTGCGG gGAGCAGTTGGGTACGGTAGAGAAGAGTAGACAGAAGTACAAGGCTGCTCCTCTCACGGTTGAGTTTGTTCCTTTCTTTTACC AGTGCTTCCAAGAGAGCGAGCACCTAAAGGAGAGCCTGAAATGCTGTCTGCTGCACCTGTTTGGAGCCATAGTAGCTGGTGATCAG AGGAATGCTCTGCTTGCCATCTCCCCAGCCACCATGGAGGTTCTGATGCGGGTTCTGGCCGACTGTTCTATGGGCAGCTGCTCTTCAGACGAGGGCGAGGACTGGGACAGCGAGGCCCCCGACCGTAAGGCCCTGCTGACTCTGGGCTGCCTGAGGGAGGTGGTGCAGCGCCTACTGGCCGCAAGCTCTGACCAGCGGCAAGTGGAGATCGCCTCAGTGCTGGAAAACTACTTCAAGCTGCTCAACTCAGACCCGGCTGCTGTTGTGGCTGCTCGACAGCAACAGCAGTCCAAGGGCCAAATGCCAACACTGGGCAGACACTGGGAGAGCCGATTCGTGGCGCTGCAAGTAAACATGCTAG ACACTATCAGGGACATGTTCCTGTGTTCAGACAGGCCAGTTCTACAAGCCATCTTCCTCAATAGTAACTGTTTCGAGCATCTGACACGACTGCTGCAGAACAGCAAG ctggttAACGCTAGGTGCACGGCGGCAGACAAGGACCAGAAAGATATAACCAACAACAGGTTactgacaggagagagggaCACTCAG GTGTTTCAAGGGCGACTTGACTCCCTCGCTGTAGCAACCATCAAAGCCCTGACAACAGTGATGCACAAATCACCAGCTGCAAAG GAGGTGTTCAAGGAGAGGATTGGTTACAATCACCTTTATGAAGTTCTTACCTCACTCGGTCAGCCATCGCGGCACCTTCTCAAAGAGCTGATGAACATG GCTGTGGAGGGTGAGCACACCTCAGTGGGGCTCCTGGGCATCAGTAACGTGGAGCCCTTGTTGCTGCTGGTCCAGTGGCTCCCAGAGCTGGAttcatcagagcagcagctttttACGGCCGACTGGCTCCGCCGCCTCAGCTGCCTCAACCGACAGACCCGTGCCACATGCGTCAACGCTGCCATGGTCATGCGAGCACTGGCTGGCCTCGAACGCCACCAACGGTTACACCGAGCTTGTGCCGAGAGCCTGTTGGGGCTGCTGGGCTCACTGGGCTCTCAGTCCTTGAGTGCCAAGGAACTCCTGGGCTTCTTGCGCTTCCTCAGGCCATCAGAGTCTACACAAGCACACCCACTTGTAGGTCCTGCCTTAAAGGCGCTTCTGACCATGGTACGGAAGCAGGGCCTGGAAAGTGCCATGCAGTACTTTGACCTGTCACCCAGCATGGCCGGCATTGTAGTCCCAACAGTGCACCGCTGGCCAGGCTCTGCCTTCAGCTTTCTAGCCTGGCTGTCACTTGATCAGGACCAGTTGGGTCCACCTAGCAAGGACAAGAGGAAGCAACTCTACAG CTTTTTCACACCAGGAGGGACAGGGTTTGAGGCCTTCATCAGCTCAGCGGGGACACTGGTCGTGGCTGTATGCACGAAGAAGGAGTATGTCACAGTAATGCTGCCCGACTACTGCTTCTGTGACTCCCTCTGG CACAGCATCGGTGTGGTCCATGTACCAGGAAAGAGGCCATTTGGACAGAGTCTCGTCTACATTTATGTGGATGGACAGCAGAAACTGTCTGCCACCCTGAAGTTCCCCACCATGACTGAG CCGTTCATCTCCTGCTGCATCGGCTCAGCAGGCCACCGGACCAccactccccctccctcccagaTCCCAGaccctcccttctcctctgcCACCACACCCACCACGCGCTCCTCGCTGGGCGGCATCCTGTCACCGCAGACCTGGGGGGGCCTGCTTGGGGGGAAGTCTGAGTCTGTGACTAAGCTCATCTCTGCAGGGACTCAGGACAGCGAGTGGGGAAGCCCTACATCCTTGCAGGGCCAGCTGGGGAGTGTTATGGTCTTCCATGAACCCCTGCAGCCCAACCACATAAAAGCCATCTGCAGTGCTG GTCCAAACTGCATCTCCCCATTCAAAGCTCAAGATTCAGAAGTTGGAGACCTTTACACCAAGTTACTGCTGCACTACTCACCAAAG GCATGCAGGAACCCCATCTGTCTTGATCTGTCTCCAAACATGCTACATGGACGCCTGACTGGGAATAAAGTCGTCAACTGGGATATCAAG GATATGATCAACTGTGTGGGCGGCCTGACGGTGCTCTTTCCTATCCTGGAGCAGCTGGCCCTGGTGACCCCTGATCAACAGTCCAGTGATCCAGCAGCTGGTTCAGATTTTATCACCCCTGATGTGACCACGCCAGCTGACGGAGACTGGGTCATTCTCCCATCCAACAGAGCTTCAG aggcacGACTGGAGAAGAATCTGGTCGCCACCTTCTTGTTGGTACTAAAGCATTTCCTGCAGAGACACCCAATCAACCAGGAGAATCTGCTCCACTCGCATGGGGTCGCTACACTAGGAGCCCTGCTGCAGAAG CTGCCAGCAGGTCACGTGGATGTCAGTGTTCTGGTTGCCGTGCAGCTTCTGATTGAGCAGGTGACATGTGAGAAGAACCAGGCTCTGCTccagcagcttcacacacatctgctcttcaacttcaacatctggaacaaaGGAGACTTTCCCTTGCGGATAG GTCATATCCAGTACATGTCCACCGTCATCAAAGATAACAGGAAgcagttcagaaaaaaatgcGGAGTTCAGTTCCTTTTCGACACTGTGCGCCTCTATTACGG GAAGAACAGTAACAAGGAGAGCGACCTGAGCGACGATGACATTCGTACAATCCGAGCGTCTCTCTGTGGCCTCGTCAAGTACTACATCAGCAAGGGGATGTCGCAGGACGAGATGCACAGCATTCTGGGATACATCGCTGCCATCGGAGATGAGGACCAG ttgTGTGGCCTGCTGGAGTTGTTACTCAGCCTCCTTCAGAGCAGTCTGGCCAGAGACCagctcttcctgctgctctttgaGCCAGGGGCGGCCGACTCCTGCTACGCTCTCCTGCTCAATAACAAGCACTCAGACCGGCTCCGAGAGCTCGTTTTCAAG TTGTTTGAGCGCATGTTGCGCTGCGACCGCGTCTATGAGAAGAATAAGCAGCGCTTGCGGTTGAGGGAGGTGGGCTACGCCGGCCTATCTTTGCTGTTCTCCGAACTTCACATCACTCCCACCCTGATCCGCTGTCTCCTCAACCAGGTCCTCCACACAG ATCCTGTGGTAAACTACAAAGACCTGATGGCTCTGGTCCAGCTCACCCACCGGGCCGGACCCAGTGTTCGCCTCATTGTCTGCAAGAGG GTGTACCAGCTGCTACAATCCCAACAGGATGCTGCCGTCCAGATCTCAAGGCAGCAGTGTTGGCAGGACACTCTGATGCGACTCTTCCTGCGGGGTGAAGGGTCTCTGCCACTGCGGGGCGCAGACACTGTCAGCACCTGCAGCCTGGACCTGAACCGGCCCAGCGGCAGCGGTAGCAATCGCCTGGAGTTGCCACTGGAGAGGAAGGCACGGACAGGCAGCGCTACCCGCCTGGACCGGCTGGAGGACGACCGACTCAGCATAGGCGACACTCGCTCTGTGGACAGCCTGGAGAACGGAGATGTcatctcactgctggacacgCCATCTTCCTCAGCCTCCACCGAGCCACAACTTCACGTCAAGCCCTGGGTCGTGGGGAAGTCAGGGGGCTTGACGTTAGATCTGTCTCATCTGCAGGCCTATGAGGGCGGGGAGAGTGGCAGCCAGACGCCTGGCAGCATGCCCAGCACACCATCACCACTGGAGACCTCAAAGCCTTTCCCAGGGGTCTCCGGGGATCGAGATGCAAGTTCCTCCCTTACTGAAGACAGCTTTCTTTTTAGTGACAACATCTCGCTCGGGGAGTCCTTTAACAGCACTGAG CgggctgaggaggagctgtgcaCCATGCTGCTGGAGATCGTGCTGTGCGTGATGTGGCGTGGCGTTGAGGGCTCAGATGATTCAGCATGGCTGGAGCGCGGACAGGTCTTCTCAGCTCTTACCAAACTGGGAACAGCCAACgagctgctgcttcctgtcgACCAAATCAAACTCAG TCTCATGGAACGTATGTTGGAGTGGGCCGTAAGTGATAACCGCGAGGCATCAGCTGCCACGTTGCCTCAGCATACAGAGAATGCAGTTCGGTTGCTTCACATGGTACAAGACTTCCTGCAGGCGGAGGGCCTGGTCAATCCATCTCTGTGGACGGAGAAGGTGCTGGAAGAGACCGTGACCCTGATGGACAGCCTCATGGTGTGGTACTCGGCTGGCACCCAGTGGTTCCAGCTCTCTCAGGTTGGACTAAGACTGCTACTGGGCTTCATGGCTCAGGAGGATCCAGAT GTGTGCGCCATGGCCACCGCCAAGCTCAACGGCATCCTGCAGACAAAGGAGGTGTCCAGCCAGGACGAGGCCTGTTACCTGCTAGGTAAGGTGGAAGGAATCCTGCGGCGCTCCGTCAAGGAGCAAACGGAGGAGACATATTCCTTCCTGGTCCCCCTGCTGCGAACACTGCTCTCTAAAGTCCACCGCCTCCTCTACATGGAGCTGCACCTCCCCCAGCTGCCTGACACCAATGGCAGCCCCTCCTTCTTTGAGGACTTCCAGCTGTACTGCAACTCACCTGAGTGGCGCGTCTACCTCGACAAATAT ATTATCCCATACATGAAGCAGTATGAAATCGAAACATTTAGCCAGGGTCATGAGACCATGGCTCTCTACTGGAAGGAGTGCTACGAGGCTTTTATGGTCAGCCTGCAtaagcgagagagggagaggggtgaGAGCAAAATCCGCTTCCAG GAGCAATTTGTGGAGCCTTTCACGCGCCGAGGCCGCCAGGAGAACCTCCGCTACAACAGTAtgttgaagcagcagcacagccagaACAGTGCCACCCTCAGGCAGTGGAAGGCAGCACGTCGGGGtcttgtgtgtgagagagggccCTGGGCTGACAG GCAGCAGGATGAGATGCACTGGAGGGTTTCCAGTGCTGAGAACTTCTCACGCATGAGACTGAAGCTGGTCCGTAACTACAATTTTGACCCACACCGAGAGGCCAGCGCTCTGAGAGACAACCTAg GTGTCCATCAGCAGCGTGTAAACCCTgagtctctgctgctggaggctgtGAAGCAGGTTAAAGTCAGCGATCTGGAAGATGACATCCTGGAGCTGCCGGAGGACGACCCTGCTGCTGCCAACAACCA AGCTGAAGCAGAGGAGGCAGGCCAGAAGGAGAAGCTGGTGCTGTGGGAGGACTGCGAGCTGGTGACTGTGGTGGATGTGGTGCCCGGGCGCCTGGAGCTCACCACCCAGCATATCTACTTCTATGATAGCAGtcaggagaaagaagaag GAGTGGGCCATGACTTCAAATGGCCCCTGTCTCAGATCCGAGAGGTCCACCTGCGACGTTACAACCTGCGGCGTTCGGCTCTGGAGATCTTCCTCATCGACCAGACCAATTACTTCCTCAACTTCAAGAAGGAG GCGAGGAACAAGGTCTACAGCCGCATGTTGTTGCTGCGATCACTCAGCCTTTATGGGACCAGATCACCACAGGAGCTCCTCAAAGCCTCGGGACTCACACAG AAATGGGTGAACCGAGAGATCTCCAACTTTGACTACTTGATGCAGTTGAACACGATTGCAGGCAGAACGTACAACAATCTGGCTCAGTATCCAGTG TTTCCCTGGATTTTAGCTGACTACACTTCAGAGGAGCTGGACCTGTCTGATCCTCGAGTGTTCAGGGACCTTTCAAAGCCAGTGGCTGTTCTTAATGACCGAAACGCCAAGGCCGTTAGAGAGAA GTATGAAAGTTTCGAGGACCCGACAGGCACCATCGACAGGTTCCATTATGGCACCCACTACTCAAACGCTGCCGGAGTGATGCACTACCTGATCAGAGTGGAGCCCTTCACCTCACTGCACATCCAGCTGCAGAGTGGACG GTTTGACTGTGCCGACCGCCAGTTCCACTCAATACCTGCGACATGGCAGACGCTCATGGACAACCCCAACGACGTCAAAGAGCTAATCCCGGAGTTCTTCTACTTCCCAGAGTTCCTTGAGAACCAAAATG GCTTTGATCTGGGTCGCCTGCAGCTCTCTAAGGAAAGGGTAAACGATGTTATTCTGCCCAAATGGGCCAAGTCCCCTGAGGACTTCATTTACAAGCACCGTAAAGCCCTG GAGTCGGAGTACGTATCCGCTCATCTCCATGAGTGGATCGATCTGATCTTTGGTTACAAGCAGAGGGGTCCTGCAGCTGTGGAGGCCCTGAACGTCTTCTACTACTGCACATATGAGG GAGCGGTGGATCTGGACGCCATTACTGATGAAAAGGAGCGTAAAGCCCTGGAAGGCATGATCAGCAACTTTGGACAGACTCCCTGCCAGTTACTTAag GAGCCGCATCCAGTGCGACTGTctcaggaggaagtggagaagaggaaggctCAGCTCGACTCGTGTCCACTCAGCATGTTTGAACACCTCAGCGACCTCAAGTCCTTCTTTGTCGAG GGTATCAGTGACAAAGTGCCGCTGGTCAAAGCTGTGGTGCCAAAGAATCAGTCCCATTCTTTCATCACCCAGGGGAGCCCCGACACTATG GTGACGGTGAGTCAAAACTGCCTGGTTGGGACCCACGGGTGGCTGCCTTACAACAAGAACATCTCCAACTACTTCACCTTTATTAAGGACCCCACAGTGTCCAACAGCAA GACCCAGCGTTTCCTGTCTGGACCCTTTGCCCCCGGCGTGGAGGTCACAGCTGGATTATTTGTGGTCTCCCACGATGGCAAGTTGCTCTTCAGCGGTGGCCACTGGGACAGCAGCCTCCGGGTCACCTCCCTGGTTAAGGGCAAGACTGTGGGACAGCACATCCGACACATGG aCATTGTAACCTGCTTGTCAACGGACCACTGCGGCATCCACCTCATCTCCGGCTCCAGAGACACAACCTGCATGGTGTGGCAGGTTCTGCAGCAG GGTGGAGCTCCTGTGGGTCTCTATCCCAAACCAGTTCAGGTGTTGTATGGACACACGGACGAGGTGGTCAGTGTCAGCATCAGTACGGAGCTGGACATGGCTGTGTCTGGATCAAGG GATGGGACGGTGATCATCCACACGGTGCGTCGGGGTCAGTACATGCGTTGCTTGCGGCCGCCATGTGACAGttccctgcctctctccatcctccacctgGCCGTGTCCTGGGAGGGTCACCTGCTGGTGCACACCTGCCTGGAGGGCAAAGCAACACTCAAG gaTAAAAACGCTCTACATCTGTACTCAGTAAATGGGAAGCACCTTTGCAGTGAACCTCTGATGGAGCAGGTGACTGATATGTGTGTGTCGGGAGAGTATGTAGTCATCGGCAGTGAGCAGGGATACCTGTCCATCCGTGACCTCTACAG TCTGTCTCTTTGCACAGAGCCCATGGCCATGAGGGTGCCAGTGCGTTGCGTCTCGGTCACCAAGGAGCAGAGCCACGTCCTGGTGGGCCTGGAGGACGGCAAGCTGATCATCGTGGGCGTGGGCAAACCTCCGGAG ATGCGTTCGGGCCAGATCACACGGAAGCTGTGGGGCTCCAGCAAGAAACTGACCCAGATCTCCTCGGGGGAGACGGTGTACAACATCTAG